Genomic DNA from Streptomyces sp. PCS3-D2:
GATCGCGGCGAAGGCCCGCTCGTGCTCCTCGCTGACCACCGTCGCGGCCGGGTCGAGAACCCGGTCCTCGTCGGCGAGCAGGGCGAGTACGGCCGGAAGGTCACGGCGGGTGGCGACACGGAAGATCATGACGGGATTGTGGCAGGGGACCGGCCGGGACGGCGGCCGGGCCCCTGGCCCTCCTGCCGTCCGGGTTACGGGCGGAAGCGCAGCACCTGCGGGTCGTGGTCGCTGTTCTGGGCAGCGAACTCGGCGTTGATGTGCACGCTGTCGTACGTGAACTTCTCGATGGCCGGGCTGGTCAGGATCTGGTCCAGCACCTGCGCGTTGCCCTGGTAGACGTACGAGTAACGCTCGGACTTCGGCAGCGACTTGATGGCCGGGTACAGCGCCCCGCCGTCCGCCAGGGCCTCGGTGGTCGCGGAGAACTCGAAGTCGTTGATGTCGCCCAGGACGAGGACGTTGGCGTTCTTGTCCTCTGCCAGGATCTGCTTCACGAAGCCGTTCACGGCCTGCGCCTGGAGCAGCCGCTTGGTCTCCGAGGAACGCAGCGGCGGCTGGTGGTGCGAGGTCAGGCTCTCGTCGCCGCCCTTCGAACCGAAGTGGTTGGCGATCACGAAGACCGTCTTGCCGCGGAAGACGAACTCGCCGGCGAGCGGCTTGCGGCTGTCGGCCCACGCCGGGTTCGCCGGGTCGACGCGGCCGGGGGAGTGGGTCAGGTGGGTCTTGCCGTTCTCCTTGACCACGCCCGTCGCCGTCACCGCGTCGCCGGGGGCGCGCTCGGTGAAGGAGACCCGCGCCGGGTTGAAGAGGAACACCTGGCGGATGTTGCCGCCGGGCTCGCCGCCGTCCTTCTTGTCCTGGGGGTCGACGCTCCGCCACTGGTAGGACGGGCCGCCCGCCGCCGCGATGGCAGCGGTGAACTTCGTGAGCGTCTGCTCGGCCGAGACCGTGCCGTCGTTCTTGGCGCCGTTGTCGTCCTGGATCTCCTCCAGGGCGAGGATGTCGGGGGAGGACAGGTTCTCGACGACGGCCTTCGCCAGCGCGTCGAACTTCTCCTGCGGGTCCGTCGGGTCGAGGTTCTCGACGTTGTAGGTGGCCACCGCGAGCTCCTGCTGGGCCTGCGGCTTGGTCTTCTCGGGGGCGATGGGGCCCGCCTTGACGGTACCGAGGGTGCGGGCCACCAGCGTGTAGCCGCCGAACTTGTTGAAGTCCAGCGGGCCTTGCGTGGTCCCGGTCAGCTTGTCGCCCACGTTGGCCACGGGGAAGGGCTGCTCGGCGATCGGCGCGAGCTGCTGGATCTGCAGGCGCCCGGTGTTCTGGGATTCGTAGGAGCCGTAGATGGTGCCGCCGCGCCTGGCGGTGTTCTCCCAGCCCTTGACCGTGACCCAGAGCTCGGAGTACGGGTCGGTGGCGCCGACGACGCGCGAGGTGCCGATCTTGACGTTCATGCCCTCAAGGGACTCGTAGTAGTCCAGGGCGTAGCGCGAGGGCTCCAGCGTCAGGCCGTTGATGCTGCCGCCGGCGGCCGGGTCGCCGGCCGGGGTGTACTCGGCGGGCACCGTGTACTCGTTGATCGCGGTGGCCTCGGGCAACGCGTTGCCGGAGGAGACCACGGTGACCGTCGGCTTGGAGATCTGGGTCACCGACTGGTTGCCGGAGCTCACGCCGCCGGGGATGTACTCGCCGACCGTGCCGTCGACCTTCACCGCGTCGCCCACGGCGACGGTCGGGACGGAGCTGGTGAAGACGAAGATGCCCTCACTCGTCGCGTCGTTGTCGTCGGCGTCGGGGTCCTGGATCCAGAAACCGCGCGAGCCGTAGGTCCGCACGCCCGTCACGATGCCCTCGACGCCGGCCACCTGCTGGCCGTTGAGCGGGGATATCCGGGTGGTGCCCTGGATGTCGTGGATGCGGACCGGGTCGGCGGACGCCGCGCCCTCGGCCGCGTCGGCGGAGCCCGCGAGCAGGCCGGTGGCCAGCGCGGAGGCGACGAGGGCCGCGACGGCGGCGGAGCGGGGATGCGAGGAGCGCATGGTCAGGAAACTCCGGTGTGGGAGAAGGGCAGGAAGAGGCTGCGAACAGCGAAATCTGTGGGGGGTTGGTCAGCCCCCGAACGTCTACGCGCGTCAATTTCCTGTGTTGCCAGCAAAGTTGTCAAGCCCTCCAGGGGAGACGGCGGCCGACTGTGGGATGAACCAACGGCGATGGCCCGCCGGGCACGCCCGATATGCGTCTACGCTGGGTCGCCGTACGACGGCCACGGCTGTCATCTGCGCCACATCCGCCATGCCCGCCCTGCCCCGTCATGTCGGCCATGTCGCCGGTAATCGGGCGCGTATGACGGTTCGGCCGCCCGGCCGAACCGTCACGGCCTGCCCTTCACCACCGCGTCCGCGAGGAGACCGTTCCCATGTCCGCTGAGTCGCACCCCACACTGCCGCCGGTACGGCTGCACTCCGATGCGGAGCTGGCGCGCGACGCCCTCGGTGCCCCGCTGTTCGCGCGAGCCGTGCGACTGGCCCGCTGGGCAGGGCCCGCCACCCGTGTCGGTGCCGCCGGCGAACTGGCGGCCGACCAGCTTCCCGGAGCCGCCGCCCACCTCGGCCTCGACGCGGCTGACGAGGACTCGGCCGGGGACGCGAGCCAGGCCTGGCGGGTGGCCGTGGACACCGGCCTGGTGGACGTGACGGAGCCGGAGGAGGACGCGGACGGTGAAGGGGTCGCCGAGGGGGAGGCGGGCGAGGGCCCGTACGGCACGGCCGTGCCCGGCGAGGACCTGGCGCTGGTCACGGGCGGGGCGCCCGGCGACGTGCTCGACCTGTGGCGGGCGGCTCTGGAGGCGGTGCTCGCCGACGCCGCCGTGCCCGACCTGGAGGACCTGGTCGACGCGGTGGACACGGACGGGGGAATCGACTTCGACCGGCTGGACTGGAACCCGGGCCGCGAGGCGGACTTCCTCGACGAGGCCCTCGCCCACCTCTACCTGCTCACCGCCGCAGAGGGCGGCACGGCGGACCGGCCAATTCCGCTTCCGGTGTTGGCCGCGTCGATGGTCGCGCCCGACGGAATGGGCGAGCCGAGCGACGCCGTCCTGGAGCAGGTCTCGGACGCGATGATGCGCCTCGACGACCAGTTCCGGCAGCTGGCACCGATCGGACTGGTGGAATTCCGCCCCGTCGACGAGGAGCTGATGGCGCAGGTCGACGAGGACGGGCCGCTCGGCGAGCCGGAGGGGGACGAGGACGTCTCCCGCTACGGCATGGTCCGCCTGACCCCGCTCGGCCTCTACGGGATCCGCGCCCGGATGCTGGAGGCGGGAGTGGCGGCCCCCGCCCTCGGTGAACTGGCCGCGAAGGGAGCCGACGCACTCCTCGACGGCGTCGCCTCCTACCCCGAGCGCACGGCGCAGGCCGAGATCGAGCAGTGGATGGCGGACCGCGAGCCCGCCGCCGCGGTCGCCGAACTGCTGGCCGCCGCACGCGGGGACGACGAGGGCGGACCGCTGCGCCGGCTGCGCTGCCAGCAGGCCCTCGCGCTGGCCGGCCCGGAGGCCGAGCCGGTGGTCCGCTCGGTCCTGGACGAGGCGGAGCTCGGCGGTCTGGCCCGGGTCTGGCTGGCGGAGCACGGGGCGGCCGACGTACCGGCGCCCGCCCCGGAGATGGTGTTCTGGCTGACCGTCGACACGATCGCGGCGCAGCTCGCAGCGGACGGCGAGACCGAGGAGCTACCCCTTCTGATGGAGACCCTGACCGCACATCACACGGGCTTCTTCGACCGGGTGTGGCGCGTCGAGCACCCCTCGACCGTACGGGTCCTGGAGGCGATGGGCCGGCTACACCCGGACCCGAAGACCGCGAAGGAGGCCCGCAGGGCCGCGTTCAAGGCGCGCTCCCGCAAGCCCTGAGAGCTCGGATCGTGGCCGGTCCGCGGCCGGTCCGGGGGCCGACCCGGGTCCGGTCGTGGCCGGGTCCGGGGGCCCTCGCCGAGCGCTGGCGACAATGCGCCGTTCCTGGGCCGGAGCTGGCCATTCCGTCGACGGGCAAGGGGCCGGTATCTCTTCGTGGGTAATTCAGCCGCCGTTCACGTGCGGGCGGGAGCGTGTGCGCCGACGACCGCACGACAGGCGCACCACTCCCCACCCCTGGAGACCTGATGCCGCTCAGCCGCAGAGACTTCACCGCCCGTACCGTCATCGCCGGCGCGGGAGTCGCGCTCACCGGGACCGTCGGCGCCCTCGCCACCGCACCGGGCGCGCTCGCGGCCGAGGACGGCGCGCACCACGATCAGCACGGGCGGCCCTGTGAGCCCGGCTACGGCCCGCTGGTCCCCGACCCGGCCGGCATCCTCGCCCTCCCCGCAGGCTTCCGGTACCGCGTGATCACGCACAGCGGCGTCACCCGGCTGGAGTCCGGTGAGACCACCCCGTCCAACCACGACGGGACCGCGGCCTTCGAGGGCGGGCGGGGCGTCACCCTCCTCGTCAACAACCACGAGCTCAAGGGTCGGCGGGAGAACTGGGCCCGCCCCGTCCCGCTCGCCGAGGGCCTTGTCTACGACCCGGCCGCGGCAGGCGGATGCACCGTGGTCGAGGTCCGGCGCGGCGGCGAGGTCGCCGAGTGGGTCGGCATCGCCGGTACGTCGACCAACTGCGCGGGCGGCGCAACGCCTTGGGGCACCTGGCTGACCTGTGAGGAGAACTCGGACCTCGCCGGCAAGAACGGCATGACCAAGGACCACGGCTACGTCTTCGAGGTGGACCCGCACGACCGCCGCGCCAACCGCGATCCCCGGCCCGTCAAGGCCTTCGGCCGCTACGACCACGAGGCCGTGGTCATCGACCCGCGCCAGGGCCACGCCTACCTGACCGAGGACGCCTCCGGGCCCAACGGGCTGCTCTACCGCTGGACCCCGCCCTACGGCTTCCGGCACGGCCGCGGCAGGCTCCGTACGCTCGCCCCCGACGCCGGTGTGCTCCAGGCCGCCAAGTGCATCGACAGCTCGGGCCGGTTCGTCGACGACTTCTCGCGCGCCACGCGGATCGGCACCGTCTACGGCGTGGACTGGGTGGACGTGCCGGACCGCGACGCGCGCACGGTGCCGGTGCGGCGGCAGTTCGCCGACAACGTGGTGACACGCGGACGCAAGCTGGAGGGCATGTGGTGGGCCGACGGAGGCGCGTACTTCGTCTCCTCCTACGCCCGTGAGGAGAGCCCGGGCGCCGCGCACGACGGCCAGGTCTGGTTCTACGACCCCAAGCGGCGCACGGTCCGGCTGACCGTCCTCATCGGGGTCAACGCCGACCCGGCCGCGGACGGCGGCTATGACGGCCCGGACAACATCACCGTGTCGCCGTACGGCGGGCTGGTCATCGCGGAGGACGGCTCGGGGCTGCAACACCTGTTCGGCGCGACCGAATCGGGCCGCACCTACCCGCTGGCGCGCAACGAGCTGAACATCGGCTCGGCCGAGGAGCCCGAGTACTCCGAGTTCACCGGGGTGTGCTTCTCACCCGACGGACGCACCCTGTACGCCAACATCCAGGAGCCCGGCATCATGCTGGCCATCACCGGGCCGTGGCGGCGCGCACACTGACGCTCCGCCCGGCCGGATCGCGGGCTCAGTGGGCCGGGGAGACCTCCATACGGGAGGCCTCGGCCCACTCGGCGAGCAGGAACTCGTACGCCTCGGAGGGCCAGTCGCCGTCCACCCTGGTCTCCACGAGGTGCCGTATCGCCTCGTTCGCCTCGGCGGCGGACGGGCGGGCGGGCCCCGCGGGTGTGAGTGACTCGTGCATGCTTCCTAGGCTACGGGCGGGCACTGACAGCCACTGACGGACAACGCGTGGCATCCATCACCCGCGAACCCGTCCGGTGGCGGCCTGTGCCCGCCCACCTGCTCAGAGTGCCTGCGCGGCGGGCTTGACCATGCCGCGCACTGTGCGCGACTTCACAAATTCGCCCATGGCCGTCATCTCCCACTCGCCGGAGAACTGACGGATCAGCTTCGCCATCATCACGCCCGTCTGCGGCTCGGCGCCGGTGAGGTCGAAGCGCACCAGCTCCTCGCCGCTGGCCGCGTCGATCAGGCGGCAGTAGGCCTTGGCCACTTCGGTGAACTTCTGGCCGGAGAAGGAGTTGACCGTGAAGACCAGGCCGGTGGCGTCGGCGGGGAGCCGGCCGAGGTCCACGACGATGACCTCGTCGTCGCCCGCGCCCTCACCCGTGAGGTTGTCCCCCGAGTGCTTGATGGCGCCGTTCAGGATGGACAGCTTGCCGAAGTAGCAGCTGTCGATGTGGTTGCGCTGCGGGCCGTACGCGATGACGGACGCGTCGAGGTCGATGTCCCGGCCGCGGAAGGCGGGCTCCCAGCCCAGGCCCATCTTCACCTGGGAGAGCAGCGGTCGGCCGCCCTTGACCAGGGAGACGGTCTGGTTCTTCTGGAGACTGACCCGGCCCTTGTCCAGGTTGATCTTCCCGGTGGCGGGCGGGGCGGCCGGGGGCGCGGGCGCCGGGGCGGGGGTGACCGGGGCGGGGGTGCCGACGCCGGCGGTGAGCCAGGGGGAGGGCTGGTGGCCGGCGGGCGGGGCGGGGGGCATCGCGGGTGCGGGCGGGGCGGCCGCCGGAGCCGGCTCCTCGTCCACGCTGACCCCGAAGTCGGTGGCGATGCCGGCCAGGCCGTTGGCGTACCCCTGGCCGACCGCGCGGACCTTCCAGGCGCCGCCGCGCTGGTAGATCTCGACGACGACGAGCGCGGTCTCGGTGGCCAGCTGCGGCGGGGTGAACGAGGCGATCACCGTGCCGCCGTCGGCATTGCGCACGGTGGCGGTGGGCTCGATGCCCTGGAAGGTCTGCCCGGCGGCGTCGGGACTGGCCGTGACCACGATCCGCTCGATGCCCTGCGGCACCGCGGAGGTGTCGACGGTGACCGAGTCCGGTGCCGCGCCCCCACCGGACCGGTAGGTGACGCCGGGCCCGGAGGGCTGGTTGAAGAAGATGAAGTCGGCGTCGGAGCGCACCTTGCCGTCCGCCGTGAGGAGCAGGGCGGACACGTCGAGCCGCACCGGCGCAGCCACGTCGACCGTCACGCGGGCGGCGTTGAGCGGCAGATTGGATCCAGGGGTCATAGCGGTCATGCCGGGAGAACGAGCGGGGATGCTTTGCCGTTCCCTTACCTTGGCGATATTTCGCCGCCGGGCGCCGGGGCGGTCGCGCCGCGCCCCGGCGCCCGGCGGCGCGGCGGGTGTGCTGCTCAGCCGCCGGTCACCCGGCGCGGCAGGCCCAGCGGATTGGCCTCGCGGAGCTCGGCCGGAAGAAGAGCATCCGGGACGGACTGGTAGGCCACCGGCCGCAGCCAGCGCTCGATCGCCGTGCCGCCCACCGAGGTGGAATGCGAGGTCGCGGCCGGGTACGGCCCGCCGTGGTGCTGGGCCGGGGCCACCGCGACCCCGGTCGGCCAGCCGTTGACCACGATCCGCCCCGCCAGCCCCGTCACCTGCCCGATCAACTCGGCGGCCGGGCCGGGGGCGCCCTCGGTCTCGGCGGCCGACAGCTGGAGGGTGGCGCTCAGGTTTCCGCCGAGGCGCTCCAGGACCGCGCTTGCCTCGGCCTGGCCGGCGTACCGGACGACGACGGTGACCGGGCCGAAGCACTCCTCGAGGAGGACGTCGTGCCGGTCGCCCGCGAGGAGCTCCTCCGCCCGTACCGTCAGATATCCCGCTCCCACGGTGTGCTCGCCGCCGGCCCCGGGGGTGACGGGGGCGTCGACGCCGGGCAGCGCGGCCCGCTCGCGCACCCCGGTGACGAAGTTCTCCCGCATCCGGTGGTCGAGCAGCACCCCGGGTTCGGTCTCGCCGAGGGCCTTGGTGAGCTCGCCGGTGATCCGGTCGCCGTCCGTGCCGTCGGGCACCAGGACCAGGCCGGGCTTCACGCAGAACTGGCCGACCCCGAGGGTGACCGAGCCAGCGAGCCCTGCGCCGATCTCCTCGGCGCGCTCGGCGGCGGCCGCCGGGGTGACCACGACGGGGTTGAGGGAGCCCAGTTCGCCGTGGAAGGGGATCGGTACGGGCCGGGCGGCGGCCGCGTCGAACAGGGCCCTGCCGCCCCGGATGGAACCGGTGAAGCCGGCGGCGGCGACCAGCGGGTGACGGATCAGCTCCAGGCCCGCGTCGAATCCGTGGACCACGCCCACCACTTCGGGCGGGAGCCCGTTCGCGACGGCCGCCCGGCGCAGCAGCGAGGCGCACAGCTCGGAGGTGGCGGGGTGGTCGGGGTGCGCCTTGACCACGACCGGGCAGCCGGCGGCCAGTGCGCTCGCAGTGTCGCCGCCGGGGACGGAGAAGGCGAGCGGGAAGTTGGAGGCGGCATAGACGGCCACCACGCCGAGCGGGACCTTGTAGCGGCGCAGGTCGGGGCGCGGCGGAGTGCGGGAGGGATCCGCGTGGTCGATCCGGATGTCGAGGTAGGTCCCCTCCTCGACGGCGTCGGCGAAGGCGCGCAGCTGGCCGGTGGTGCGGGACAGCTCGCCGGTCAGCCGACCCGGGCCGAGCGCGGTCTCGGCGTCGGCGGCCTCGATGACGTGGGCGGCGGCCTCGTCGAGCAGGGCGGCGGCGGTGCGCAGGAAGGCGGCGCGGGCGGCGGCGTCCGCGAGCGCGCCGCGGGCGGCGTGGGCGGCTCGCACGGCTTCGTCCACTTCGCGGGATGTGGCCTCCACCGCAACCTGCTCGCGCTGCTTCCCGGTGCGGGGGTCCACACTCCAAACTGGTGTCGCTGCCATGGCCCACTGCCTCCTGGGTCGTTCAGTATTCTGAACGCGGTTCCGGTGGATGAATGATCACATCTGTTGGGGACTCTATTTCCGGGTCCTCCGCGTGACAAGGGGCGACCCGAGGCGACCAGAGGGGAAGCAGCTGCATGACGACGACCGAGTCGGGGATCCCCGCCCAGGCGGCACCGGTCAAATCGGCGGTCCGGACCGTCCTGCTGCTGGAGCACTTCGCGGCCAGCCCCGGCCTGCACAGCCTGGCCGACATCCAGAACGACCTCGCCCTGCCCAAGTCCAGCCTCTACATGCTGCTGCGAACCCTGGTGAACCTCGGCTGGGTGGAGACGGACGCGACGGGCACGCGGTACGGCATAGGGGTGCGGGCCCT
This window encodes:
- a CDS encoding endonuclease/exonuclease/phosphatase family protein, with translation MRSSHPRSAAVAALVASALATGLLAGSADAAEGAASADPVRIHDIQGTTRISPLNGQQVAGVEGIVTGVRTYGSRGFWIQDPDADDNDATSEGIFVFTSSVPTVAVGDAVKVDGTVGEYIPGGVSSGNQSVTQISKPTVTVVSSGNALPEATAINEYTVPAEYTPAGDPAAGGSINGLTLEPSRYALDYYESLEGMNVKIGTSRVVGATDPYSELWVTVKGWENTARRGGTIYGSYESQNTGRLQIQQLAPIAEQPFPVANVGDKLTGTTQGPLDFNKFGGYTLVARTLGTVKAGPIAPEKTKPQAQQELAVATYNVENLDPTDPQEKFDALAKAVVENLSSPDILALEEIQDDNGAKNDGTVSAEQTLTKFTAAIAAAGGPSYQWRSVDPQDKKDGGEPGGNIRQVFLFNPARVSFTERAPGDAVTATGVVKENGKTHLTHSPGRVDPANPAWADSRKPLAGEFVFRGKTVFVIANHFGSKGGDESLTSHHQPPLRSSETKRLLQAQAVNGFVKQILAEDKNANVLVLGDINDFEFSATTEALADGGALYPAIKSLPKSERYSYVYQGNAQVLDQILTSPAIEKFTYDSVHINAEFAAQNSDHDPQVLRFRP
- a CDS encoding alkaline phosphatase PhoX, with amino-acid sequence MPLSRRDFTARTVIAGAGVALTGTVGALATAPGALAAEDGAHHDQHGRPCEPGYGPLVPDPAGILALPAGFRYRVITHSGVTRLESGETTPSNHDGTAAFEGGRGVTLLVNNHELKGRRENWARPVPLAEGLVYDPAAAGGCTVVEVRRGGEVAEWVGIAGTSTNCAGGATPWGTWLTCEENSDLAGKNGMTKDHGYVFEVDPHDRRANRDPRPVKAFGRYDHEAVVIDPRQGHAYLTEDASGPNGLLYRWTPPYGFRHGRGRLRTLAPDAGVLQAAKCIDSSGRFVDDFSRATRIGTVYGVDWVDVPDRDARTVPVRRQFADNVVTRGRKLEGMWWADGGAYFVSSYAREESPGAAHDGQVWFYDPKRRTVRLTVLIGVNADPAADGGYDGPDNITVSPYGGLVIAEDGSGLQHLFGATESGRTYPLARNELNIGSAEEPEYSEFTGVCFSPDGRTLYANIQEPGIMLAITGPWRRAH
- a CDS encoding TerD family protein, with product MTAMTPGSNLPLNAARVTVDVAAPVRLDVSALLLTADGKVRSDADFIFFNQPSGPGVTYRSGGGAAPDSVTVDTSAVPQGIERIVVTASPDAAGQTFQGIEPTATVRNADGGTVIASFTPPQLATETALVVVEIYQRGGAWKVRAVGQGYANGLAGIATDFGVSVDEEPAPAAAPPAPAMPPAPPAGHQPSPWLTAGVGTPAPVTPAPAPAPPAAPPATGKINLDKGRVSLQKNQTVSLVKGGRPLLSQVKMGLGWEPAFRGRDIDLDASVIAYGPQRNHIDSCYFGKLSILNGAIKHSGDNLTGEGAGDDEVIVVDLGRLPADATGLVFTVNSFSGQKFTEVAKAYCRLIDAASGEELVRFDLTGAEPQTGVMMAKLIRQFSGEWEMTAMGEFVKSRTVRGMVKPAAQAL
- a CDS encoding aldehyde dehydrogenase (NADP(+)), producing MAATPVWSVDPRTGKQREQVAVEATSREVDEAVRAAHAARGALADAAARAAFLRTAAALLDEAAAHVIEAADAETALGPGRLTGELSRTTGQLRAFADAVEEGTYLDIRIDHADPSRTPPRPDLRRYKVPLGVVAVYAASNFPLAFSVPGGDTASALAAGCPVVVKAHPDHPATSELCASLLRRAAVANGLPPEVVGVVHGFDAGLELIRHPLVAAAGFTGSIRGGRALFDAAAARPVPIPFHGELGSLNPVVVTPAAAAERAEEIGAGLAGSVTLGVGQFCVKPGLVLVPDGTDGDRITGELTKALGETEPGVLLDHRMRENFVTGVRERAALPGVDAPVTPGAGGEHTVGAGYLTVRAEELLAGDRHDVLLEECFGPVTVVVRYAGQAEASAVLERLGGNLSATLQLSAAETEGAPGPAAELIGQVTGLAGRIVVNGWPTGVAVAPAQHHGGPYPAATSHSTSVGGTAIERWLRPVAYQSVPDALLPAELREANPLGLPRRVTGG